One Ignavibacterium album JCM 16511 genomic region harbors:
- a CDS encoding PAS domain-containing hybrid sensor histidine kinase/response regulator yields MKENSGNLNLELLQSINDAVYILDKNGNIVQANDTFCKMLGYSISELLQLNAKDYNASWNQEKILSTINELRGKTEIFELLHRRKDGTTFDAEVSAKGISINNEDYLLCITRDITSRKKAQTAIKESEKKFRALFENAYVPILLLDIKSFRIFDCNPATEKLFGKPQPQILHLHLQDFSPEFQCNGEKSDELINFYINQALKGGKTEFEFCFDKDGKQVLTNINLYKVDINGNSLIQVIINDVTEKRKSEEQLKLLSLSINQSNSGIVITDLNGNIEYVNDTFCKLTGYTKEEIIRKNPRILKSGYTSPETYKQLWETITSGKQWTGEFLNKRKDGTLYWESARISPVKDESGRITNFIGIKDDITQLKKLLDEIKIAKAKAEETNRLKTNFLANMSHELRTPLVGILGCASMIAEDTKEPLTQELAKIINKSGQRLHETLNAILDLTRLETESLPVDLTQVDILPLIKNTYEIFINEAKLKGLNLYLDVDEEEIIAFADLNLLKSVLSHLVSNAIKYTEIGGVSIRAFTNENKIIIKVVDTGIGIPDSYGDIIFEPFRQVSEGYNRQFEGSGLGLTLTKKYVKLMNGRIWFNSKLGEGSAFFVELNAAEKHSEPISEEVIEKPKVTDFSSKQVLLVEDDPINIQTITAFIGNLVQLTAVNNADDAIEIAKNKNFDLILMDIGLSGDKNGLDVVREIRMMPQYHSTPIAAVTAYAMDSDRDKMLSSGCTHYLAKPFPRKQLIDLLEEIFSK; encoded by the coding sequence ATGAAAGAGAATTCAGGTAATCTTAATCTTGAACTGTTACAATCCATTAATGATGCTGTTTACATTCTGGATAAAAATGGAAATATCGTTCAGGCAAATGATACTTTCTGCAAAATGTTGGGCTACAGTATTTCTGAATTACTGCAGCTCAATGCAAAAGATTACAACGCAAGTTGGAATCAGGAAAAAATCTTATCAACAATAAATGAGCTCAGGGGTAAAACAGAAATTTTTGAATTACTTCACCGCAGAAAAGACGGGACAACTTTCGATGCAGAAGTAAGTGCCAAAGGTATCAGTATAAATAATGAAGATTATTTACTCTGCATAACAAGAGATATTACCTCCAGAAAAAAAGCTCAAACTGCAATCAAAGAATCCGAAAAAAAATTCAGAGCACTTTTCGAAAATGCTTATGTACCAATTCTTCTACTCGACATAAAATCTTTCCGGATATTTGATTGTAATCCGGCTACCGAAAAACTGTTTGGAAAACCTCAACCACAGATTTTGCATTTGCACTTGCAGGATTTCTCGCCTGAGTTTCAGTGTAATGGAGAAAAATCCGATGAACTTATTAACTTTTACATCAATCAGGCACTTAAGGGAGGTAAAACAGAATTTGAGTTTTGCTTTGATAAGGATGGTAAGCAAGTTCTTACAAATATTAATCTTTACAAAGTTGATATCAATGGTAACAGTCTCATCCAAGTTATAATTAACGATGTAACTGAGAAAAGAAAATCAGAAGAACAATTAAAACTTCTTTCTTTATCAATCAATCAGAGTAATTCCGGTATTGTTATTACTGATTTGAACGGAAACATAGAATATGTTAATGATACATTTTGCAAGCTGACAGGTTATACTAAAGAAGAAATAATCAGAAAGAATCCAAGAATCTTAAAATCAGGATATACTTCTCCTGAAACTTATAAACAACTTTGGGAAACGATAACTTCTGGAAAGCAATGGACCGGTGAATTTCTGAATAAAAGAAAAGACGGAACTCTTTATTGGGAGTCAGCAAGAATTTCTCCTGTAAAAGATGAAAGCGGAAGAATAACAAATTTCATCGGAATTAAAGATGATATTACTCAATTAAAAAAACTTCTGGACGAAATAAAAATTGCAAAAGCCAAAGCCGAGGAAACTAACAGACTGAAAACAAATTTTCTCGCAAATATGAGTCACGAGCTTAGAACTCCGCTTGTAGGAATTCTTGGTTGCGCAAGTATGATTGCAGAAGATACGAAAGAACCATTAACACAGGAACTTGCTAAAATCATTAACAAAAGCGGACAAAGATTGCACGAAACATTAAACGCAATTCTGGATTTAACCAGACTGGAAACTGAATCTTTACCAGTTGACTTAACGCAAGTTGATATATTACCACTCATAAAAAATACCTATGAGATTTTCATTAACGAAGCAAAGCTCAAAGGGTTAAATCTTTATCTCGATGTTGATGAAGAAGAGATAATCGCTTTTGCTGATTTGAACCTCTTAAAATCTGTATTATCTCATTTAGTAAGCAATGCAATCAAGTACACAGAAATTGGTGGAGTTTCGATCAGAGCATTTACAAATGAAAATAAAATCATCATAAAAGTAGTTGATACCGGAATCGGAATTCCGGACTCCTATGGTGATATCATCTTTGAGCCGTTCAGACAAGTTAGTGAAGGATACAACCGACAATTTGAAGGAAGTGGACTTGGTTTGACTCTTACAAAAAAATATGTCAAGTTGATGAATGGAAGAATCTGGTTTAACAGTAAACTTGGAGAAGGTTCGGCTTTCTTTGTTGAATTAAATGCTGCTGAAAAACATTCGGAACCGATTTCTGAAGAAGTTATTGAAAAACCTAAAGTAACTGATTTCAGTTCTAAACAAGTATTGCTTGTGGAAGATGATCCAATTAACATTCAAACGATTACTGCTTTTATCGGAAATTTGGTTCAACTCACTGCAGTGAACAATGCAGATGATGCAATTGAGATTGCAAAAAATAAAAACTTCGACCTGATTCTTATGGATATTGGTTTAAGCGGAGATAAAAATGGATTGGATGTAGTAAGAGAAATCCGGATGATGCCGCAATATCACTCAACTCCTATTGCCGCAGTTACAGCTTATGCAATGGATAGTGATAGAGATAAAATGCTTTCATCAGGTTGCACTCATTATCTTGCAAAACCTTTTCCAAGAAAGCAATTGATTGATTTGCTAGAAGAAATTTTCTCTAAATAG
- a CDS encoding tetratricopeptide repeat protein, with protein MNRIIQIILTIILFNSGFAQSSVEELMKKANQFYVNGQFEEAIKIYESIAQQGYEGTSLFYNLGNAYYRIGKIGYAILNYEKAIKLSPDDEDVKHNLQLAQMNVKDKIEALPSFFLFRIWESILSSLSADGWTMMSYALFLLFLFALGFYFFAKNIAQQKAAFYSFVVLLIFFLVSASLLIVKLNQESKLKYGIVLNTSLTAKTSPDPQGKDAFVIHEGLKVKVEDKVDRWIKIRLEDGQIGWVEKESVGII; from the coding sequence ATGAATAGAATCATTCAGATTATTCTTACAATAATTTTATTCAATTCTGGTTTTGCTCAGTCCTCTGTTGAGGAACTGATGAAAAAGGCAAATCAGTTTTATGTTAATGGTCAGTTTGAAGAAGCAATTAAAATTTATGAATCAATTGCCCAGCAAGGATATGAAGGGACTTCACTTTTCTATAATCTTGGCAATGCGTATTACCGTATTGGTAAGATTGGCTATGCAATTCTGAATTATGAAAAAGCAATAAAACTTTCGCCTGATGATGAAGATGTTAAACACAATCTTCAGTTAGCACAGATGAATGTGAAAGATAAAATCGAAGCTCTTCCTTCTTTCTTTCTTTTCAGGATTTGGGAATCGATATTATCCAGTTTATCAGCAGATGGATGGACAATGATGAGTTATGCTTTATTCTTACTATTTCTTTTTGCTCTTGGATTTTATTTCTTTGCTAAGAATATTGCACAACAGAAGGCAGCATTTTATTCATTTGTGGTCTTACTTATTTTCTTCCTGGTTTCTGCGAGTTTGCTGATTGTTAAGTTAAATCAGGAATCTAAATTAAAATATGGAATTGTTCTTAATACAAGTTTAACAGCCAAAACAAGTCCTGACCCGCAGGGAAAAGATGCATTTGTCATTCACGAAGGATTAAAAGTAAAAGTTGAAGATAAAGTTGACCGATGGATTAAAATCAGATTGGAAGATGGACAAATTGGTTGGGTTGAAAAAGAATCAGTAGGTATCATTTAA
- a CDS encoding BatD family protein encodes MNRIILIIFLFINFQFTIAQSFTASVDKNPVAENERFEVSFTFEGSDINSIRNFSPPSFQNFRILSGPNQSTSMQIINGAVSASRTFSYILLPNSVGVFTIGSASIEFKGQVLKTEPLKITVVKGSPKPKEEEVAGVSESEIAKNLFIRASVDKNRAYIGEQLTVTYKLYTRLNIAAQMSISKLPQYNGFWAEELETSRTLSFTTEVIDGKRYSVAVLKKAALFPTQVGKLELTPFELAVPIEIPKKRNPNNIWDSFFDDPFRRGEVYQYNAKSNIVKIDVLPLPEENKPASFKGAVGKFDFSASIDKSKTKTNEPITLKLDISGVGNISLLQPPDFELPVGFEKYEPKTNDQINRLNKIGGVKTIEYLLIPRISGTREIKPILFSYFDPDVKRYIELKSNPFYITIEQGDSAGSYYIAQKEGVKQLGTDIRFIKTNFNDIKKRDEHLIAKPVFWLVTGLPLIAFIGLIGWKRKQDKLSGNIQLLKYQRAEKIAKSKFKKALKFLEAGNSEAYYSEIAQAFFGYLEDKLHIPKSEFTLDKAHSLLIEKGIDIQLADRMKAAGEKCEFIRFAPNAGASTAMKEFYDELLNIVIDIEKGLDK; translated from the coding sequence ATGAATAGAATTATATTAATCATATTTCTGTTTATCAATTTTCAATTTACAATTGCTCAGTCTTTTACTGCTTCAGTAGATAAAAATCCTGTAGCGGAAAATGAACGGTTTGAAGTTTCTTTCACTTTTGAAGGAAGCGATATTAATTCAATCAGGAATTTCTCACCGCCTTCATTTCAGAATTTCAGAATACTTAGCGGACCTAACCAATCAACATCAATGCAAATTATAAACGGAGCTGTTAGTGCTTCCAGAACTTTCTCTTATATTTTACTCCCAAATTCGGTTGGAGTTTTTACAATTGGAAGTGCAAGCATTGAATTCAAAGGTCAGGTTTTAAAAACCGAACCGCTGAAAATTACAGTTGTTAAAGGCAGTCCAAAACCAAAAGAAGAAGAAGTTGCTGGAGTTTCTGAAAGTGAAATCGCAAAAAATTTGTTTATCAGAGCGAGTGTTGATAAAAACAGAGCGTATATTGGTGAGCAATTAACAGTAACTTATAAACTTTACACGAGACTGAATATTGCGGCTCAGATGTCTATTAGTAAACTTCCGCAATACAATGGCTTTTGGGCTGAAGAACTGGAAACTTCCAGAACATTAAGTTTTACTACTGAAGTTATTGACGGAAAAAGATATAGTGTTGCTGTTCTGAAAAAAGCTGCACTGTTTCCCACTCAAGTAGGAAAACTTGAGTTAACACCATTTGAGCTTGCTGTGCCAATTGAAATTCCAAAAAAGAGAAATCCAAATAATATTTGGGATAGTTTCTTTGATGATCCTTTCAGAAGAGGAGAAGTTTATCAATACAATGCGAAGTCAAACATAGTTAAAATAGATGTTCTTCCGTTACCTGAAGAAAATAAACCAGCTTCATTTAAAGGAGCAGTAGGCAAGTTTGATTTTTCTGCAAGTATTGATAAATCAAAAACAAAAACTAATGAGCCGATTACCTTAAAGCTGGATATTTCCGGAGTTGGTAACATAAGTTTACTTCAACCACCTGATTTTGAACTTCCTGTGGGATTTGAAAAGTATGAACCTAAAACTAATGATCAGATAAATCGGTTAAATAAAATTGGCGGAGTTAAAACAATTGAATATCTTTTAATTCCAAGAATATCCGGCACAAGGGAAATTAAACCAATTCTATTTTCTTATTTTGATCCTGATGTAAAGAGATATATTGAATTAAAATCAAATCCATTTTATATCACGATTGAACAAGGTGATAGCGCAGGAAGTTATTACATTGCTCAGAAAGAAGGAGTTAAACAGCTCGGTACGGATATCAGATTTATTAAAACTAATTTTAATGATATAAAAAAACGTGACGAGCATTTAATCGCTAAACCTGTGTTTTGGTTAGTAACTGGGTTGCCGTTAATAGCTTTCATCGGACTTATAGGCTGGAAGAGAAAACAGGATAAACTTTCAGGTAATATTCAGCTTCTGAAGTATCAGCGTGCAGAAAAAATTGCAAAGTCGAAATTCAAAAAAGCACTTAAGTTTCTTGAAGCAGGCAATAGTGAAGCATATTATTCTGAAATTGCTCAGGCATTTTTTGGTTATCTTGAAGATAAACTTCACATTCCTAAATCTGAATTTACACTTGATAAAGCTCATTCGCTTCTGATAGAAAAAGGAATTGATATTCAACTTGCTGATAGGATGAAAGCTGCAGGCGAAAAATGTGAGTTTATAAGATTTGCGCCAAATGCCGGAGCTTCAACAGCAATGAAAGAATTTTATGACGAACTTCTGAATATCGTAATTGATATTGAGAAAGGATTGGATAAGTAA
- a CDS encoding tetratricopeptide repeat protein, which yields MIYKLIYILFFALILFSIDNFAQSVRKLNNEGVDLYEQKKYADAEINFRKVLEKNNDDFISNFNLGDAYYKQKKYDEAIKSYQNALGKTNDDLTKAKVYHNIGNSLLKSNKIEESIEAYKNALKLNPNDSETKYNLSYALELLKNKDKNQQQQNQNNQQNQNQQQQNQNQNQNQDKNQQNQNQQQQNQQPKDQEAKQDNTKQQQQPDSKISKEQAERILEALKNNEKDLQKNLRKVKGKVVKPEKDW from the coding sequence ATGATTTACAAATTGATTTACATTTTATTTTTTGCTTTGATACTCTTTTCAATTGATAACTTTGCTCAATCGGTAAGAAAACTTAATAATGAAGGCGTCGATTTATACGAACAAAAAAAATATGCTGATGCAGAAATAAATTTCAGAAAAGTTCTCGAAAAAAATAATGATGATTTTATTTCAAACTTTAATTTAGGTGATGCTTACTACAAGCAGAAAAAATATGATGAGGCAATTAAGTCTTATCAGAATGCATTGGGAAAAACAAATGATGATTTGACCAAAGCTAAAGTTTATCATAACATCGGAAACTCATTACTTAAATCAAATAAGATTGAAGAAAGTATAGAAGCTTATAAAAATGCATTAAAGCTGAATCCGAATGATTCAGAAACAAAGTATAATTTATCTTATGCTTTGGAACTTCTGAAGAATAAAGATAAGAATCAGCAACAACAGAATCAGAATAATCAGCAAAACCAGAATCAGCAGCAACAGAATCAAAACCAAAATCAGAATCAGGATAAGAATCAACAGAACCAGAATCAGCAGCAGCAAAATCAACAACCAAAAGATCAGGAAGCAAAGCAGGATAATACCAAACAGCAACAGCAACCTGATTCAAAAATTTCCAAAGAGCAGGCAGAAAGAATTCTCGAAGCATTAAAAAACAATGAAAAGGATTTACAGAAAAATTTAAGAAAAGTTAAAGGCAAAGTTGTTAAACCGGAGAAGGATTGGTAA
- a CDS encoding VWA domain-containing protein: MFRFENPEYLNLLWFIPLGIILLIWLNKQRNKALKTFADENLHSSIIPNHSNAKTKIKTTLILIALSLLILAAANPQVGTKLQEVKQTGIDVFICLDVSLSMSAEDIKPNRLEKAKYQISNLIQKLRGDRIGLIIFAGQAYIQFPLTTDYSAANLFLNAVDFSSVPQQGTAIAAAINMATQSFDTASTQKAIIIITDGEDHEGDIESAVENAVEKGIKIYTIGLGSPEGVPIPIYDERGNLRGFKTDNSGNTVLTKLNEQILKDIASKGDGVYYRGNNYEDYLDKIYTDLSKLEKSEYGTKKVTDYESRYYYLVIPAFILLLLEFFISERKSPFFVRLNKKLGLEE, from the coding sequence ATGTTCAGATTTGAAAATCCGGAATACCTTAATTTGTTATGGTTTATCCCATTAGGAATTATTTTACTAATTTGGCTCAACAAACAAAGGAATAAAGCTCTCAAAACTTTTGCAGATGAGAATCTCCATAGTTCAATTATTCCAAATCATAGTAATGCAAAGACTAAAATTAAAACTACTTTAATTCTTATAGCTCTTTCACTTTTAATTCTTGCTGCAGCAAATCCTCAAGTTGGAACAAAACTTCAGGAAGTTAAACAAACAGGTATTGATGTTTTTATTTGTCTTGATGTTTCTTTAAGTATGAGTGCAGAGGATATAAAACCTAACCGACTTGAAAAAGCTAAATATCAAATTTCAAATCTGATTCAGAAATTAAGAGGCGATAGGATTGGTCTGATAATTTTTGCAGGACAAGCATATATTCAGTTTCCACTTACAACAGATTACTCTGCAGCAAATTTATTTCTTAATGCAGTTGATTTTAGTTCTGTACCACAGCAGGGAACTGCAATTGCTGCTGCAATAAATATGGCAACGCAATCTTTTGACACTGCTTCTACTCAGAAAGCAATAATAATTATTACAGATGGAGAAGATCACGAAGGTGATATTGAATCTGCTGTTGAGAATGCAGTTGAGAAGGGAATAAAGATTTACACAATTGGTCTAGGTTCTCCAGAAGGAGTTCCGATTCCGATTTACGATGAAAGAGGAAATCTACGCGGCTTCAAAACTGATAATTCCGGAAATACAGTTTTAACGAAATTGAATGAACAAATACTAAAAGATATAGCAAGTAAAGGAGACGGTGTTTATTACCGCGGAAACAATTATGAAGATTATCTTGATAAGATCTACACTGATCTATCGAAGCTTGAAAAATCTGAATACGGAACAAAAAAAGTTACCGATTACGAAAGTCGTTATTATTATCTTGTAATACCTGCTTTTATTCTGTTGCTACTGGAATTTTTTATTTCTGAAAGGAAATCTCCTTTCTTTGTTCGTCTAAATAAAAAATTAGGACTTGAGGAATGA
- a CDS encoding vWA domain-containing protein has product MFHNVVFAYPWVLYFLMLIPMIGIWYFFRGKKNRSTIIYSSFKLFPAQISSLRTKLIHLPIILRLIALALLIIALARPQNFSSGTNINTEGIDIAMVLDISGSMLAEDFKPNRLEAAKQVVDEFIQGRVSDRIGLVIFSRDAFTQCPLTIDYSVLRNLLKDIRSGMLEDGTAIGNAIANGVNRLKDSDAKSKVIILLTDGVNNAGEVDPLSAAEIARTFGIRIYAIGVGTRGEAPYPVQTPFGIRYQMMPVEIDETLLKQIAERTGGQYFRATNNRALKEIYEKIDRMEKSKIEVTSYRSAQELYFNWLAAAFIFLLVEAGLSRTLLRKLP; this is encoded by the coding sequence ATGTTTCATAATGTTGTATTTGCATATCCCTGGGTTTTATATTTTCTCATGCTCATTCCAATGATTGGAATATGGTATTTTTTCAGAGGGAAGAAAAATCGTTCAACAATTATTTATTCATCATTCAAACTTTTTCCTGCTCAGATTTCTTCTTTAAGAACGAAGTTAATTCATCTACCGATTATTTTGAGATTGATTGCATTAGCATTATTAATTATTGCACTTGCCCGACCACAGAATTTTTCATCCGGTACAAATATCAACACAGAAGGAATTGATATTGCGATGGTTCTCGATATTTCCGGAAGTATGCTTGCAGAAGATTTCAAACCAAACCGACTTGAAGCAGCCAAGCAAGTTGTTGATGAATTTATTCAGGGCAGAGTTTCTGACAGAATTGGTTTGGTAATTTTTTCAAGGGATGCCTTTACTCAATGTCCTTTGACAATTGATTACAGCGTGCTGAGAAATTTATTAAAGGATATAAGAAGCGGAATGCTTGAAGATGGAACTGCAATCGGGAATGCTATTGCCAATGGTGTTAACAGATTGAAAGACAGTGATGCAAAAAGTAAAGTGATTATTCTTCTTACGGATGGAGTAAACAATGCCGGCGAAGTCGATCCGCTCTCGGCTGCAGAAATTGCGAGAACATTTGGTATAAGAATTTACGCAATTGGTGTTGGTACAAGAGGCGAAGCTCCTTATCCGGTTCAAACTCCTTTTGGAATTCGCTATCAGATGATGCCTGTTGAAATTGATGAAACACTATTAAAACAAATTGCCGAAAGAACTGGTGGACAATATTTCAGAGCTACAAACAACAGAGCATTAAAAGAAATTTATGAAAAAATTGATAGAATGGAAAAATCAAAAATTGAAGTAACATCATACAGATCTGCTCAGGAATTATATTTCAATTGGCTTGCAGCTGCATTCATTTTTTTATTGGTTGAAGCAGGATTATCAAGAACACTTTTAAGGAAGTTGCCGTAA
- a CDS encoding DUF58 domain-containing protein, giving the protein MIDKELLKQVREIEIRTKGLVNQVFSGEYHSVFKGRGMEFSEVREYQFGDDIRNIDWNVTARFGHPYVKIFEEERELTVILMVDLSGSLAFGSKEKTKQRIAAEVSAILSFSALKNNDKVGLLLFTDKIEKFVPPRKGRKHVLRIVREVLSFKPEGNKTNLKAALEYLNRAVKKRAIVFLLSDFIDEGFEKILRIVSKKHDLIGLVLEDRREKEILKIGLVKIVDPETQQESWIDTNSKVFQQNFITYTKQLSERRKYIFRSNKIDSVNIQTGENYIKPLVQFFKLRERRW; this is encoded by the coding sequence ATGATTGACAAAGAATTACTTAAACAGGTTCGCGAGATTGAAATCAGAACTAAAGGACTTGTTAATCAGGTCTTTTCAGGAGAATACCATTCTGTTTTTAAAGGAAGAGGAATGGAATTTTCTGAAGTGCGTGAATATCAGTTTGGCGATGATATCAGAAACATTGATTGGAATGTTACGGCAAGATTTGGTCATCCTTATGTAAAGATTTTTGAGGAGGAACGAGAACTAACTGTTATTTTGATGGTTGATTTAAGCGGTTCACTTGCATTTGGTTCGAAAGAAAAAACTAAACAGCGTATTGCTGCTGAAGTTAGTGCAATACTTTCTTTTTCTGCTTTAAAGAACAACGACAAAGTTGGTTTACTTTTGTTTACTGATAAAATTGAAAAATTCGTACCTCCACGCAAAGGAAGAAAACATGTTCTGAGAATTGTTCGTGAGGTGCTTTCATTTAAACCAGAAGGAAATAAAACCAATCTAAAAGCTGCTTTGGAATATCTAAATCGTGCAGTGAAAAAACGAGCAATAGTATTTTTACTCTCTGATTTTATTGACGAAGGTTTTGAAAAAATTCTTCGTATTGTTAGTAAAAAACATGATTTAATCGGACTTGTACTTGAAGACAGGAGAGAAAAAGAAATTCTGAAAATCGGATTGGTTAAAATTGTTGATCCTGAAACTCAGCAGGAAAGCTGGATAGATACAAACAGCAAAGTTTTCCAACAGAATTTTATCACTTACACAAAGCAACTTTCCGAAAGAAGAAAATATATTTTCCGTTCAAATAAAATTGATTCGGTGAATATTCAAACGGGTGAGAATTATATTAAACCGCTAGTTCAGTTTTTCAAACTCAGGGAAAGAAGATGGTAA
- a CDS encoding AAA family ATPase — translation MDIVALNEKIKKESAFVDVLFNEIGKVIVGQRAMVERLIVGLLGNGHILLEGVPGLAKTLAIKTLASAMKAKFQRIQFTPDLLPADLVGTQIYNQRDGNFLIRKGPIFSNFILADEINRAPAKVQSALLEAMQERQVTIGEHTFKLDEPFLVLATQNPIEQEGTYPLPEAQVDRFMLKVKIDYPSREEELKIMRQNISSDGLSVNQVISPDDILRARNLIHEVYIDEKIEKYILDIVFATRNPKQFGLTNLADLISYGASPRATINLALGAKAMAFIKLRGYVIPEDVRAICFDVLRHRIAVTYEAEAEELTSENIIQEILNRIEVP, via the coding sequence TTGGATATTGTAGCATTAAATGAAAAAATTAAAAAAGAAAGTGCCTTTGTTGATGTTCTTTTTAATGAAATCGGAAAAGTTATTGTCGGACAACGAGCAATGGTTGAGCGATTGATAGTTGGTTTGTTAGGCAATGGTCATATTCTTCTCGAAGGTGTTCCCGGTTTGGCAAAAACTCTTGCTATCAAAACTCTCGCTTCAGCAATGAAAGCCAAATTTCAGCGGATTCAGTTTACACCGGATCTACTTCCTGCAGATTTGGTAGGAACTCAGATCTACAATCAACGCGATGGAAATTTTTTAATACGTAAAGGTCCTATCTTCTCGAACTTTATTCTGGCTGATGAAATAAACCGTGCACCTGCAAAAGTGCAGTCTGCTTTACTCGAAGCAATGCAGGAAAGACAAGTTACAATAGGTGAACATACCTTTAAACTTGATGAACCTTTTCTTGTACTAGCTACACAGAATCCAATTGAGCAGGAAGGAACTTATCCACTTCCCGAAGCTCAGGTTGATCGTTTTATGCTTAAAGTGAAAATTGATTACCCATCACGCGAAGAAGAATTAAAAATAATGCGACAGAATATTAGCAGCGATGGTTTATCAGTTAATCAGGTTATTTCACCTGATGATATTCTTCGTGCTAGAAATCTTATTCACGAAGTTTATATTGATGAAAAGATTGAGAAGTATATTCTTGATATCGTCTTTGCTACAAGAAATCCGAAACAATTTGGTTTAACTAATCTGGCAGATTTAATAAGCTATGGTGCTTCGCCTCGTGCAACAATCAATTTAGCCCTCGGTGCTAAAGCAATGGCATTCATCAAACTAAGAGGTTATGTAATTCCGGAAGATGTAAGAGCAATTTGTTTTGATGTATTGCGTCACAGAATTGCTGTTACTTATGAAGCCGAAGCTGAAGAACTTACAAGTGAAAATATCATTCAGGAAATTCTTAACCGAATTGAAGTTCCTTAA